One window of Desulfuromonadaceae bacterium genomic DNA carries:
- a CDS encoding lipopolysaccharide biosynthesis protein — translation MMDNMDNNQQKETTVQDSYVADDEINLLEYLLVLAKNWRTIVAVCGVTFVLACGVTLLMPNIYTATTRIMPPSESKGGLASMLGGMSDLAALAGVSAGGGSGDLYVAMLKSRSVSDAIIDRFDLMNVYEQDYRVKMYVKLSKLVDVSLGKKDGMIAVSVEDEKPERAADIANAFVEELQKLNLQLNLNSAGRQRVFLEQRLKLVKAELVKAEEALRDFQIANKAIKIDAQATATIEAFGRIKGEIASKEVELGVAQSFQTEQNFEVKALRESIAALKEQLRRLEQSPDGKKVSGDVFIATADVPEIGLQYARLLRDFKIQETLFELLTRQYEMAKIEESKNTSTIQVLDQAVPPDRKSKPKRALMVLAVTFVAGFMAVLFAFIREYGGRMSADDRMLWDEIKGRLSLRRAGKKQ, via the coding sequence ATGATGGATAATATGGATAATAATCAGCAAAAAGAGACAACCGTTCAGGATTCGTACGTCGCAGATGACGAGATCAACCTGCTCGAATATCTGCTGGTGCTGGCTAAAAACTGGCGCACGATTGTTGCGGTTTGTGGGGTGACCTTTGTGCTGGCGTGCGGTGTCACCCTCCTGATGCCGAATATCTACACCGCCACCACCCGTATCATGCCGCCCAGTGAGAGTAAGGGGGGGCTGGCGTCGATGCTCGGCGGGATGAGTGACCTGGCTGCATTGGCCGGCGTTTCAGCAGGCGGGGGTTCGGGCGATCTCTATGTCGCGATGCTCAAGAGCCGCTCGGTTTCCGACGCTATCATCGACCGCTTTGACTTGATGAACGTCTATGAGCAGGATTACCGGGTGAAGATGTATGTGAAACTGAGCAAATTGGTCGATGTCTCCCTTGGCAAGAAGGACGGGATGATCGCTGTCAGTGTCGAGGACGAAAAGCCCGAGCGCGCCGCAGATATCGCCAATGCCTTTGTTGAGGAACTGCAGAAACTCAACTTGCAGCTCAACCTGAACAGCGCCGGACGGCAGCGCGTTTTTCTTGAACAACGGTTGAAGCTGGTCAAGGCGGAACTGGTCAAGGCGGAAGAGGCGCTACGCGATTTCCAGATCGCGAACAAGGCGATCAAGATCGATGCCCAGGCGACAGCGACGATTGAAGCGTTCGGCAGGATCAAGGGGGAGATTGCCAGCAAGGAAGTTGAGCTGGGGGTCGCCCAGTCGTTTCAGACCGAGCAGAATTTCGAGGTCAAGGCGCTGCGTGAATCGATAGCCGCACTTAAAGAGCAGCTGCGGCGGCTGGAACAGTCGCCGGATGGCAAGAAAGTTTCCGGTGATGTCTTTATTGCCACCGCCGATGTGCCGGAAATCGGCTTGCAGTATGCCCGTCTGCTGCGTGATTTCAAAATTCAGGAAACCCTTTTCGAGCTGCTGACCAGGCAGTATGAAATGGCCAAGATTGAGGAGTCAAAGAACACCTCGACAATACAGGTTCTCGACCAGGCCGTCCCCCCGGATCGCAAGAGCAAGCCGAAACGTGCATTGATGGTGTTAGCAGTGACCTTTGTCGCTGGTTTCATGGCGGTACTCTTTGCTTTTATCCGCGAGTATGGGGGACGGATGTCAGCTGATGATCGCATGCTCTGGGATGAGATTAAAGGTCGATTGTCTTTACGCAGGGCCGGGAAGAAGCAATAG
- a CDS encoding nucleotidyltransferase domain-containing protein: MDPLPAQLINSMVETLRLAVPDCIAIYRFGSFGTDDQRLDSDIDLALLPESPLDSLRRWEIAQQLANLARKNVDLVDLWQASTVLRMQVVATGERLYCANRDAAGRFEDHVFSSYARLNEERQLIIDDARQRGSVYGK, from the coding sequence ATGGACCCGCTACCCGCGCAATTAATAAACAGCATGGTTGAGACGCTCCGCCTGGCTGTTCCCGACTGTATCGCGATTTATCGTTTTGGTTCCTTTGGAACGGATGATCAGCGCCTGGACAGTGATATTGACCTGGCGTTGTTGCCGGAGTCGCCCCTTGACTCGTTGCGGCGTTGGGAAATCGCTCAACAGCTGGCGAATCTGGCGCGAAAAAATGTTGATCTGGTCGACCTGTGGCAGGCATCAACCGTTTTGCGCATGCAGGTGGTGGCGACAGGTGAACGTCTTTATTGTGCCAATCGTGACGCTGCCGGGCGCTTCGAAGATCATGTTTTTTCCAGTTATGCCCGTCTGAACGAAGAGCGGCAGCTGATTATTGATGACGCGCGACAGCGAGGAAGCGTCTATGGCAAATAA
- a CDS encoding DUF1902 domain-containing protein, which produces MERIINIHIEKLPEGLYLATSDDVQGLVAQGRTVAEVMEIARDVARRLLEAQDERKKSLKLPPLKKRFDLQLVIGN; this is translated from the coding sequence ATGGAAAGAATCATTAATATCCACATTGAAAAACTACCTGAAGGTTTATATCTTGCGACTTCTGATGACGTCCAGGGGTTGGTGGCCCAAGGCAGAACCGTTGCAGAAGTAATGGAAATAGCAAGGGATGTTGCGCGTAGACTTCTGGAAGCACAGGATGAACGTAAAAAATCTCTGAAGTTACCACCGCTAAAGAAACGTTTTGATCTTCAACTTGTTATCGGCAATTAA
- a CDS encoding nucleotidyltransferase family protein produces MEKEQTLKVLSRHFEEIRHRFGVESLAFFGSVARGGARPDSDLDVLVTFKQAPGLFGFLELKHYLEQLMSCPVDLVTEKALKKQLKEEILRQAIRVH; encoded by the coding sequence ATGGAAAAAGAACAGACATTGAAAGTTCTTTCCCGACACTTCGAAGAGATTCGCCACAGATTTGGTGTCGAATCTCTGGCCTTCTTTGGTTCTGTCGCCAGAGGCGGGGCACGACCAGACAGCGATCTGGACGTTCTGGTGACCTTTAAACAAGCGCCAGGGTTGTTCGGATTTCTGGAATTGAAACATTATCTTGAACAGCTTATGTCTTGCCCCGTCGATCTTGTGACGGAAAAGGCGCTTAAAAAGCAGTTGAAAGAAGAAATCCTTCGGCAGGCCATCCGTGTCCACTAG
- a CDS encoding DUF86 domain-containing protein codes for MASSRQTAEAEKEVLDQLQEKVIQSGALDKIEIRAARASMQILIENAIGKARRILKHYNCPLVPSRARDALVIMFETGLLDDALYQSLMAAVGFRNAMIHDYMNFDETVLLGILRSGKYLKVYEFLMEESTYNTVQLKRVESYSF; via the coding sequence TTGGCTAGTTCCAGACAGACTGCCGAGGCCGAAAAAGAGGTGCTCGACCAACTGCAGGAAAAGGTTATCCAGAGCGGTGCGCTCGACAAAATCGAGATTCGCGCCGCCAGGGCCTCCATGCAGATCCTGATCGAAAACGCCATTGGCAAAGCGCGCCGCATCCTGAAGCACTACAATTGCCCCCTGGTACCGTCCCGGGCTCGAGATGCCCTGGTCATCATGTTTGAAACCGGACTGCTGGACGATGCCCTGTACCAGAGCCTGATGGCGGCAGTCGGTTTTCGAAATGCCATGATTCACGACTACATGAATTTCGATGAGACGGTGCTGCTCGGAATCCTTCGTTCAGGGAAGTACCTCAAGGTCTACGAATTTCTCATGGAGGAGTCAACCTACAACACTGTGCAACTGAAGCGGGTGGAGAGTTATTCCTTTTAG
- a CDS encoding type II toxin-antitoxin system HicA family toxin, whose translation MGRLAGFRYREIIKRLKQFGFEFDRQAAGSHEVWFNATTNRYTTIPNHTGDMPEGTLKAILKQAGIEPEQFMKK comes from the coding sequence ATGGGTCGGCTGGCAGGGTTCAGGTATCGTGAGATCATCAAACGCCTCAAGCAATTTGGTTTCGAATTCGATCGTCAGGCCGCAGGCAGCCATGAGGTGTGGTTTAATGCAACCACAAACCGTTACACAACTATTCCGAATCACACTGGCGATATGCCCGAGGGGACTCTGAAGGCAATCTTGAAGCAGGCTGGAATTGAGCCGGAACAATTTATGAAAAAGTAA
- a CDS encoding capsule assembly Wzi family protein, giving the protein MLLLRLLLLFFVVALPLSVVESASAAPPSTITPLDSWVYPALDKLSGLGLIQTTFQGTRPYTRNEVARQINEGLTRLTLIDSPQIGRELLFRLERDYCTELRALEHPERPASSYFVPLREFSAQYRYQEGRDVAIVGAGVVAAQFPLNVNNDGISYSEHNNAQLTFSADTRLGSFGLLSLRPQLLIVDNGRKKASTDVSLRNGRVATQLGAFEISLGRQSLWWGPGRHGALVLSNNAQPLDMLRITNPSPIRLPWFLKYLGRFKLDLFWSRLEAERVVPKPYFSGVRMALQPVDWFTLGASRGIMFGGEGRPGVGGADFLTIISGKNLSGGEDTSNSVAAVDFRLKFPFMWGVEFYGEAGGEDEAGGWLANSARLAGFYFPRIEPSGRLSLRLEYADLSHIDDNSPMWYRHGIYRSGYTYEGKLLGHHAGGGTNDYFAELVCFLPGESKVVLSYNYERRGSDRPIQEKHHQGVVEIGKTVGRFLSLSLDGRINKINNSGFVDGAGRTDWLVTVGGAIFF; this is encoded by the coding sequence GTGCTTCTGTTGCGATTGTTGCTGTTGTTCTTCGTTGTAGCCTTGCCGTTGTCCGTCGTAGAGAGTGCGTCAGCGGCGCCCCCGTCCACAATAACCCCCCTTGACAGCTGGGTTTATCCAGCGCTGGACAAGCTGTCCGGTCTTGGACTGATTCAAACAACATTCCAGGGAACTCGTCCCTATACGCGAAATGAAGTCGCCCGTCAGATCAACGAAGGGCTGACTCGCCTGACCCTCATTGACTCACCCCAGATCGGTCGGGAGCTGCTCTTCCGACTCGAACGGGATTATTGCACCGAACTACGTGCACTGGAGCATCCTGAACGCCCCGCCAGCAGTTATTTCGTGCCGCTTCGCGAGTTCAGCGCACAATATCGCTATCAGGAAGGGCGTGATGTCGCGATTGTTGGTGCCGGTGTCGTGGCGGCACAGTTCCCTTTGAATGTCAATAACGACGGGATATCCTACAGTGAACACAATAATGCCCAACTGACGTTCTCAGCGGATACCCGTCTCGGCTCGTTCGGCCTTTTGTCTCTGCGTCCGCAGTTGCTCATCGTTGACAACGGTCGCAAAAAAGCTTCAACTGACGTGTCCTTACGTAACGGTCGTGTTGCCACTCAACTGGGCGCTTTTGAAATCTCACTCGGACGCCAGTCACTCTGGTGGGGGCCGGGGCGGCACGGTGCTCTGGTGCTGAGCAATAATGCCCAGCCGCTTGACATGTTGCGGATCACCAACCCCAGTCCCATCCGTTTACCCTGGTTCCTGAAATATCTCGGTCGATTCAAACTGGATCTGTTCTGGAGTCGGCTGGAGGCGGAGCGGGTCGTCCCGAAACCGTATTTTTCCGGGGTCAGAATGGCGTTGCAACCTGTGGACTGGTTCACGTTGGGCGCGTCACGCGGAATTATGTTCGGCGGGGAAGGGCGCCCCGGTGTCGGCGGGGCCGATTTTTTAACGATTATCAGCGGAAAGAACCTTTCTGGTGGTGAAGATACCAGCAATTCCGTCGCAGCGGTTGATTTTCGGCTTAAATTCCCGTTTATGTGGGGGGTTGAATTCTACGGTGAAGCCGGTGGAGAAGATGAAGCCGGCGGTTGGTTGGCGAACTCCGCCAGGTTGGCGGGCTTTTATTTTCCGCGCATCGAACCGAGTGGCCGGTTGTCGCTTCGGCTGGAATATGCGGACCTGTCGCATATCGATGACAATTCGCCGATGTGGTACCGCCACGGAATCTACCGGTCGGGATACACTTACGAGGGCAAATTACTCGGCCACCATGCCGGAGGGGGGACGAACGATTATTTTGCCGAATTGGTTTGCTTTTTGCCCGGCGAGTCTAAAGTGGTTTTAAGCTACAATTATGAACGCCGCGGCAGTGATCGTCCCATCCAGGAAAAGCATCATCAGGGCGTGGTTGAAATAGGAAAAACAGTAGGGCGGTTTTTGAGCTTGTCTTTAGATGGGAGAATAAATAAAATCAACAATTCAGGTTTTGTTGACGGTGCCGGTCGGACCGATTGGCTGGTGACTGTTGGCGGTGCAATTTTCTTTTAA
- a CDS encoding nucleotide sugar dehydrogenase has translation MVTVETIKKKQAKIALVGLGYVGLPLAAAFGKVVEVLGFDINDKKIAELRRGYDATGELSAQQLAATRIDYTLDPARLKEARFFIVTVPTPIDEHRRPDLRPVESAARTIGRNLMPGSIVVFESTVYPGVTEEICVPILETESGLQCGVDFKVGYSPERINPGDKVHTVDKIVKVVSGQDEEALETIASVYALVVTAGVHRATSIKVAEAAKVIENTQRDLNIALMNELAIIFGKLGISTRDVLAAAGTKWNFLNFTPGLVGGHCIGVDPYYLTFKAEEIGYHPQVILAGRRINDSMGKYVAEHTVKKLIHCGKAVRGSRVLVLGLTFKENVPDIRNSKVIDIIRELQDYGVEVLVTDPCADAAEARHEYDLQLIDVEAVGRVDAVVWAVAHEQFRERFTPAALKQICCNDGCGVVVDVKGVLSRGAVEKEGLAYWGL, from the coding sequence ATGGTCACTGTCGAAACAATAAAAAAGAAGCAGGCAAAAATTGCACTCGTCGGTCTGGGCTACGTCGGTCTGCCGCTGGCAGCGGCCTTCGGCAAGGTTGTCGAGGTGCTGGGCTTCGATATTAATGACAAGAAAATTGCTGAACTCAGACGTGGTTATGATGCCACCGGCGAACTTTCGGCGCAACAACTGGCGGCGACGCGCATCGATTATACCCTTGACCCGGCACGTTTAAAGGAAGCCCGTTTTTTCATTGTCACCGTACCCACGCCGATTGATGAGCATCGTCGCCCCGACCTGCGTCCCGTCGAATCGGCGGCACGCACGATTGGCCGCAATCTGATGCCGGGATCTATCGTTGTCTTTGAGTCGACCGTCTACCCCGGCGTGACCGAGGAGATCTGTGTGCCAATTCTGGAGACCGAATCGGGTCTGCAATGCGGGGTCGACTTCAAGGTTGGCTATTCCCCCGAGCGGATTAACCCGGGGGATAAAGTGCACACCGTCGACAAAATCGTCAAGGTTGTTTCCGGGCAAGATGAAGAAGCTCTTGAGACGATTGCCAGTGTCTACGCGTTGGTGGTAACCGCCGGGGTGCACCGTGCAACGTCGATCAAAGTGGCCGAGGCCGCCAAGGTTATCGAGAACACCCAGCGCGATCTCAATATCGCCCTCATGAACGAACTGGCGATTATTTTCGGCAAGCTTGGTATTTCGACCCGGGACGTTCTTGCGGCAGCAGGCACCAAATGGAATTTCCTCAACTTCACGCCAGGTTTGGTCGGTGGGCACTGTATCGGTGTTGATCCCTACTACCTCACCTTTAAAGCCGAAGAGATTGGTTATCACCCGCAGGTTATTCTCGCCGGTCGGCGCATTAACGACAGCATGGGCAAGTATGTCGCGGAGCATACCGTCAAGAAGCTCATTCATTGCGGGAAAGCTGTCCGGGGTTCCCGCGTGCTGGTGTTGGGCTTGACCTTCAAGGAAAACGTCCCGGACATACGCAACTCCAAGGTGATCGACATTATCCGCGAATTGCAGGATTATGGCGTCGAGGTACTCGTTACGGATCCTTGTGCAGATGCCGCAGAGGCACGCCACGAATATGATCTGCAACTAATCGATGTGGAAGCTGTCGGCAGGGTCGATGCGGTCGTGTGGGCAGTGGCCCATGAACAGTTTCGGGAACGCTTTACTCCTGCAGCGCTCAAACAGATTTGCTGTAATGATGGCTGCGGCGTAGTGGTGGATGTCAAGGGCGTGCTTTCCAGGGGAGCGGTAGAAAAAGAGGGGCTGGCGTATTGGGGGCTGTAG
- a CDS encoding SLBB domain-containing protein codes for MAFTRLPLCAELLSDDQMTGFNRDQTTGFNRDQTTGQSGVMATPEKQGEIKQQSPALAPERVPESSAERFFSTPHLPLGEFIGGESRTKEINRSDIEDPLTQLLSLEGGVIAAQKMRLFKKLDKEDQRRYLLTLPLRERQTFLESLGDKGVWFDADLSNTKSKQPLVQFGYDFFTRSGQVLSEASGLVGPDYIVGPGDGLNIDIWGSLNGNFRVEVARNGEIVLPKIGAIQLWGQSFAQIRETIRKQIAKYYSGFELNVSLGALRSIQVYVVGEVNQPGTYTVNALSTVLNVLHAAGGPTKKGTLRNLRLMRTGETVSAVDLYDFFLTGDRSHDVRLQSGDTVFVPVAVSQVGISGEVRRPAIYELIAGENLTTLLEMAGGVTAMAVTDHVQIERVDGAQGKVILDYNLDLKAKTTTDSLNVPLADRDLVRVAALPAFATRYVRLSGYVNRPGRFEWVPGMRVADLLTKDNLLPGYFTEMAEILRIQPPYYRPEKITFNPEMAAGGNLENNHRLHEFDEVHIFSRKQMEELATVNILGAVNNPGEYQLYASMTVRDLIMQAGNVRNFAYLPQAELCRFTPVGKETRTERVLIDLDRALQGDADNNLALQAEDHLFVRSVPGYNERLTVTVGGEVLFPGTYAINRQETLSDLLQRAGGYTGEAYLRGATLSRESVKALQKANVEKLIAEQEKVMAQMSYEIAAGAVSAEELASAKALLENRKTMIDKLRNMPVSGRIVANFLPLEELAGSTMDIPLMTGDEVVIPKNPASVAVLGEVYNPVSLICRPGQTVAYYLDRVGGIKETANEEAMFIVRADGTVLSNKQAGLGVRWNGDRFRWEFGGFYTTVLYPGDTIFVPEEIEKMAVMRNVKDISTIFYQMALGAAAIASF; via the coding sequence ATGGCCTTTACGCGTCTGCCATTGTGTGCTGAACTTTTGTCAGACGACCAGATGACAGGGTTCAACCGTGACCAGACGACAGGGTTCAACCGTGACCAGACGACAGGGCAATCGGGCGTTATGGCCACCCCTGAAAAACAGGGTGAGATTAAACAGCAATCACCTGCTTTGGCACCTGAACGTGTGCCTGAATCTAGCGCCGAGCGATTTTTTTCGACTCCGCATCTGCCGCTGGGGGAATTTATAGGTGGTGAATCTCGCACAAAGGAGATCAATCGTTCTGACATTGAAGACCCATTGACCCAACTGCTATCCCTTGAGGGGGGCGTGATTGCCGCACAGAAAATGCGTTTGTTCAAAAAACTTGATAAAGAAGATCAGCGACGTTATTTGCTGACTCTTCCCCTACGTGAGCGCCAGACATTCCTTGAATCGCTGGGAGACAAAGGTGTCTGGTTTGACGCGGATTTAAGTAATACCAAATCTAAACAACCTCTTGTGCAATTTGGCTACGATTTTTTTACCAGGTCCGGACAAGTCCTCTCTGAAGCATCGGGGCTGGTTGGCCCTGATTACATCGTTGGTCCTGGCGATGGTTTGAATATCGACATCTGGGGGAGTTTGAACGGGAATTTTCGTGTCGAGGTGGCCCGCAACGGGGAAATCGTTTTGCCGAAGATCGGCGCGATTCAGCTTTGGGGGCAGTCTTTTGCACAAATCCGTGAAACGATCCGCAAGCAGATCGCCAAATATTATTCCGGCTTTGAATTGAATGTCAGTCTCGGTGCCCTGCGGTCGATTCAGGTCTATGTTGTCGGCGAGGTCAATCAGCCCGGAACCTATACCGTAAATGCCCTGTCGACCGTACTGAATGTGCTTCACGCGGCGGGCGGGCCAACCAAAAAAGGGACCTTGCGCAACCTTCGCCTGATGCGCACCGGTGAAACCGTTTCCGCTGTCGACCTTTATGATTTTTTCCTGACCGGCGACCGCAGTCACGATGTCAGACTGCAATCCGGGGATACGGTTTTTGTTCCGGTTGCGGTGTCTCAGGTGGGGATCAGTGGCGAGGTTCGTCGCCCGGCTATCTATGAACTGATCGCTGGAGAAAACCTGACAACGTTGCTGGAAATGGCGGGCGGAGTGACCGCCATGGCGGTCACCGATCATGTCCAGATTGAACGCGTCGATGGTGCGCAGGGCAAAGTCATCCTCGATTACAACCTGGATCTCAAGGCAAAAACAACGACCGACAGTCTCAACGTGCCATTGGCAGATCGTGATCTTGTCAGGGTTGCGGCCCTTCCCGCCTTTGCGACCCGTTACGTCCGGCTCAGCGGATATGTCAATCGTCCGGGGCGATTTGAATGGGTTCCCGGCATGCGGGTTGCCGACCTGCTGACGAAAGACAATCTGCTCCCCGGTTATTTTACCGAAATGGCCGAAATCCTGCGCATTCAGCCGCCCTATTATCGCCCTGAAAAAATCACCTTCAATCCGGAGATGGCGGCAGGCGGGAATCTCGAGAACAACCATCGTTTGCATGAATTTGATGAAGTCCACATTTTCTCCCGCAAACAAATGGAGGAGTTAGCCACGGTTAATATTTTGGGCGCGGTGAATAATCCGGGGGAATATCAGCTCTACGCGAGCATGACCGTTCGCGATCTGATCATGCAGGCGGGGAATGTCAGGAACTTTGCCTATTTACCTCAGGCGGAACTGTGCCGTTTCACCCCGGTCGGCAAAGAAACACGCACCGAACGTGTTCTGATCGATCTGGACCGGGCGTTACAAGGGGATGCCGACAACAATCTTGCGTTGCAGGCTGAAGATCATCTTTTCGTTCGTTCAGTCCCCGGTTATAACGAACGACTCACGGTCACTGTTGGTGGAGAAGTCCTCTTTCCCGGAACTTACGCGATCAACAGACAGGAAACATTGAGCGATCTCTTGCAGCGGGCCGGAGGGTACACCGGTGAGGCCTATCTGCGTGGCGCCACCCTGTCCAGAGAATCAGTGAAAGCTTTGCAAAAAGCCAATGTCGAAAAACTGATTGCCGAACAGGAAAAAGTGATGGCCCAGATGTCGTATGAGATCGCCGCGGGAGCGGTCAGTGCCGAAGAACTCGCCTCGGCAAAAGCCCTGCTTGAAAACCGGAAAACGATGATCGATAAGTTGCGCAATATGCCGGTTTCCGGGCGCATCGTGGCAAACTTTCTGCCGCTGGAAGAACTGGCCGGGAGCACTATGGATATTCCCCTGATGACGGGAGATGAGGTTGTTATCCCGAAAAATCCGGCATCGGTCGCGGTTTTGGGTGAGGTTTACAACCCGGTTTCGCTGATCTGTCGACCAGGGCAGACCGTTGCCTATTATCTTGATCGGGTCGGGGGGATAAAAGAAACGGCCAACGAAGAGGCGATGTTCATCGTCCGAGCGGATGGAACGGTTTTAAGCAATAAACAGGCAGGGCTCGGGGTCCGCTGGAATGGCGATCGGTTCCGCTGGGAATTTGGCGGGTTTTACACGACAGTGCTCTACCCCGGTGACACCATTTTTGTCCCCGAGGAAATCGAAAAAATGGCGGTCATGCGCAATGTCAAGGATATCTCGACAATTTTCTATCAAATGGCCCTCGGCGCGGCGGCCATTGCCTCGTTCTGA
- a CDS encoding nucleotidyltransferase domain-containing protein, translating into MMNEYKRIYGQVRDFTPSELRETFAAIPLIQLAVLFGSRAQGRVPAGAKSDYDFAVLLDKSAPADWGHLAKARVELGQALRLADCDFDLVDLEVASQAIKKSIKQRYILIKGTEDELCRLLG; encoded by the coding sequence ATGATGAACGAATACAAGAGAATTTACGGCCAGGTTCGTGACTTTACGCCAAGTGAACTGCGGGAAACCTTCGCCGCCATCCCCTTGATTCAGCTGGCGGTCCTTTTTGGATCACGGGCCCAGGGCAGGGTGCCCGCTGGTGCCAAAAGCGATTACGACTTTGCCGTGCTGCTGGACAAAAGCGCGCCCGCCGATTGGGGACATCTGGCCAAAGCCCGCGTCGAACTGGGGCAGGCACTACGATTGGCCGACTGCGATTTTGACCTGGTCGATCTGGAGGTCGCGTCGCAGGCCATTAAAAAGAGTATCAAACAGCGCTACATTCTCATAAAAGGGACTGAAGATGAGCTTTGCAGACTACTTGGCTAG
- a CDS encoding DUF86 domain-containing protein, with translation MANNDVLLNKVTIIERCLARVETEYRGHEAELESNFTRQDSIILNLQRACEASIDLAMHLVRVRKLGIPQESRDAFDFLFEAGMVDASLKDRLKAMVGFRNIAVHDYRKLNLAVVRSIVETRLGDFREFAQSVLQSQVDEA, from the coding sequence ATGGCAAATAATGATGTTCTGTTGAACAAGGTCACGATCATCGAACGTTGTCTGGCCCGTGTCGAAACCGAGTACCGTGGCCATGAGGCTGAACTTGAAAGTAATTTTACCCGTCAGGACTCGATCATCCTCAATCTGCAACGTGCCTGTGAAGCTTCGATCGACCTCGCGATGCATCTGGTACGCGTGCGTAAACTGGGGATTCCACAGGAGTCCCGTGATGCCTTTGATTTTCTTTTCGAGGCAGGCATGGTTGATGCGTCGTTGAAAGACCGACTCAAGGCGATGGTCGGTTTTCGCAATATTGCAGTGCATGATTATCGCAAGCTGAACCTTGCGGTGGTGCGCAGTATTGTTGAAACGCGGTTAGGTGATTTTCGTGAGTTTGCGCAGTCTGTTCTCCAGTCGCAGGTTGATGAGGCATGA